The following proteins come from a genomic window of Candidatus Omnitrophota bacterium:
- a CDS encoding type IV pilus twitching motility protein PilT: MAAIHKEKIKMEDLLKIVVERDASDLHIRVGRPPVIRIDGRLEDLGNEPLTPDETEYLMASISPDMHREAISQIGSADYGYAFQSLARFRVSIFRSMGNYGMVMRLIPSRILSFEDLGLPIEATRELLHRPRGLVLVVGPTGSGKTTTLATMIDYINRNRDTHIITIEDPIEYFHPHRKSIVTHRALHEDVISFADGLRSALRQDPDVVLVGEMRDTETMQAAITAAETGHLVFATLHTNSASATINRIVDAFPTNQQEQIRMQLSVTLIASISQALLGRASGKGRVAAYELMFMTPAIANLIRERQTNRILSAIQTGGKLGMMTMDTFLYNLYKKGIITAEDCIERAHEPDQQRQKILFDS, translated from the coding sequence TTGGCAGCCATTCATAAAGAAAAAATCAAAATGGAAGACCTTTTGAAGATCGTTGTGGAGCGCGACGCTTCCGATCTTCATATCCGCGTAGGCCGGCCGCCGGTAATCCGCATCGACGGACGCCTGGAGGATCTGGGCAACGAACCCCTCACGCCCGACGAGACCGAATATCTCATGGCCAGCATCTCTCCCGATATGCACCGCGAGGCCATCTCGCAAATCGGGAGCGCCGATTACGGTTACGCTTTTCAGAGCCTGGCTCGTTTCCGAGTTTCCATTTTCCGGTCGATGGGCAACTATGGGATGGTGATGCGGTTGATTCCCTCCCGCATTCTTTCCTTCGAGGATTTGGGATTGCCGATTGAGGCTACCCGTGAATTGCTTCATCGCCCGCGCGGCCTGGTGCTCGTAGTCGGACCGACGGGATCGGGAAAAACGACGACCCTGGCGACGATGATCGATTACATCAATCGCAACCGCGATACGCACATCATCACCATCGAGGACCCCATCGAATATTTTCATCCGCACCGCAAATCGATCGTTACTCACCGCGCCCTTCATGAGGATGTTATCTCCTTCGCCGATGGTTTGCGTTCGGCGCTGCGGCAGGACCCGGACGTAGTTCTCGTCGGCGAAATGCGCGATACGGAAACCATGCAGGCGGCCATTACGGCGGCGGAAACGGGACACTTGGTTTTCGCTACGCTGCATACGAACAGCGCCTCCGCCACGATCAACCGCATCGTGGACGCCTTCCCTACCAACCAGCAGGAGCAAATCCGGATGCAGCTGTCGGTTACGCTGATCGCTTCCATCTCACAGGCCTTGTTAGGACGGGCGAGCGGCAAAGGACGCGTGGCCGCTTACGAACTTATGTTCATGACGCCCGCCATCGCCAACCTTATCCGCGAACGCCAGACGAACCGCATCCTCTCCGCCATCCAGACGGGAGGAAAATTAGGGATGATGACGATGGATACTTTCCTTTACAATTTATATAAAAAGGGAATCATCACGGCGGAAGATTGCATCGAACGCGCTCACGAACCGGATCAACAGCGTCAGAAGATTCTTTTCGATTCGTAG